The region AAGCACTCAGCATGAGATCCTTGTTGTCCCTTAACTGAAAAGCTTTAGAGGAGCTGTAatccctatttttttaaatttcatgtacTTGAATTTTCCTATAAATGATCAacttgtgttattttatttttaaattaagtttaaagCTTAAGGAAGTTCTAATTCTCAATTTTGGTAATTTATATCGCATAATGTTTGtcctttaggaaaaataaaagtaaaaaatatatatatttttgtcttttattgattTACTTGACTTATTGATGGCaatttaattctctctctctctctctcagatcagcTACTATGTCTCCTAGGAAATAAAGCTTTTTGCCTGCCCCCACTCTGCGTTGGCAGGTCTGAAGTGGATCAGGCTTGTAAAGAGCCTTCTGGAGCACCCCTGACCCCAAGGTTTGTGCTCAGCCTCCTTCCCCACAGAGGCTGGGACCCCCTGAGGCGACTCCTTCCTTTCACAGGGTAGTTGGGGTAACAAATTTCTAGGGACAGAACCTATTGCAGGCAGGTTCTTCGAAATTAGCAAATCCAGCCACTCCTTTCGCCGCTGAGGAAAATGAGGACTCAGCCAACAGCCGATGAGCTTTTCCCAGTTTATaggggcaaaaaaagaaaaaaaaacccagaaccTGGGGGTCAGTGTAAGAAGACACCCTTCACACTGTTGACCAGCTATTAAACGCCTCAAATCTGTTAGTTTGGCTTATCATGGAGTACATTTatgaaggagggagaagaggagagaagactcccagccataattttaaaaaaggaatctgAGAAGAAACAGATGGGCAGTGCAGGTCCGGGACCTGGGCAGGTCCACCACAGAAGGCAAAGCTCCTCAGGCCCCAGAAAGGTGAACCTGAATGatgcttctagaccagtggttctcaaccttcctcatgccgcgaccctttaatacagttcctcatgttgtggtgacccccaaccataaaattattttcgttgctacttcctaactgtaattttgttactgttatgaatcgtcatgtaaatatctgatatgcaggatgtattttcattgttacaaattgaacataatgaaagcatagtgattaatcacaaaaacaatatgtaattatatatgtgttttccggtggtcttaggatccctatgaaagggttgttcgacccccaaagggatcgcgacccacaggttgagagccaaTGTTCTAGACTCTTCTATGGATGGAGAAATGATGCTCAGAGAGAAGCAATAACTTGGCCAAGGGCACAGGAACCAGATCCAAACCTGacccaattctctctctctctctctctctctctctctctctctctctctctctctctctcagaggggGAGGGTGGAATCTGGAATCCTAAGGCATCTCTCAACTTCTGCCATCTTTCTAAGGACGCGCATTGGCATACACCTGTTAAAAATCAATCTGATCCGAGAAACTACAGGTTTAAGCCCGAAGGAAGGGTTTAGGCTGGGTACCAAACCTCTCTCACTACCTTCTCCCACGatcacaccccctccccatttcTTGCACCCTTCCTAACCTCTCTCCATTCATCCGACCCATTCCCATCCATGCCACTCACCTTCTCGGCTGGGATGCTTGAAGGTCATCGCTGCTGCGAGCTCCCCACCGTGCACCGTGAGGCTGGCCCCGGGAGACGCCAGCGGGGGAGCCTGTGCGGGCGGCCAGGGCGGGCCTGGGGCCAGGTAGCCCCCCGCGGGCGCGCTGTACACGCCGTGCTGGCTGGAGGCCGGGTAGGCGCAGGCTGGGAGGAAGCCGCCCACTGCGGAGAGGCCGGAGGCCGACTGTgcggagggagagggacagaccaTCAGCCGCAGGGAACCCACCGACTCCTCCAGCACGTGCAGTTACGGGACAAATGGGGGATGCTCCTTTCCCCTGCTGCCCCCTCAATCATCCCCACGCAACGCTTGGCCTCTAATTTTCCTAGGAAGGCCCCTGGCCAAGTGATTTCCACTCGAATTCTTATAAATAATAATGAGATGAGGGGTTTCCTGGTATTCACCAGCCCAGCTGGGGTTTAAAGAGAGCCTCAGCCATCTGTGTTCTGGGTTCAAGTTTTTGTAGCAAAAGTATATTGGCAAAAGGCAACGCAATCCCCTCAAAAGCCAGCTTCCCCAAAGTGTGCGcttgagaaaaggagagaaaatgctgAGAGGGCCCTGGGTGGCCGGGCTGCCAGGCCTGGggaattttctcttctctctgtctctttctccctccaccccctccccccaacgcTTTCGATCTTCCAGTTAAGGACACCTCCTTCCCGAACCCTTGGTTACCTGAGTGTATTTAATGTCCGCCTCCAGTGCTGGTTTATCTAGCCCATTCACTGCCGAGGTGGCCGGGAAGGCCGTGCGGTTCACGCTGGCCCAGTCTTCCATCTTGGGGGAGTAAGTGGCGCCTTCGCTCCCGGCCAGGGCCCCTGAGGGGACACGGGACAGGTTAGTGGGGACATCCCATCCGAATCTGCGCTGGGCGTGAGCGCGGCCCTCCAGCCAGAGGGTGACACACGTGCCTACAAGCACCCAGCGCATCTCCGAGGGTGCGGCCCAGGGTCCTCTGAACACCTGCGGCCTCCAGATGCTCGGAGAGAggcccgagggggggggggggtgcgggcatAGGGTTTAGCGTTCACTCCTTAGTGGGGCAGAGGCTGTTCCCGTTCCTCCAAGTCTGCGCGCCCCGCTTTCCGCAAAACAAGGGGTCTCTGGCGGGGGGATGGCCTGTGAGACGGGGCTGGGCGCACTCGGCCAAGGTGCCTTTCCAATGTCCAGAGGTGGCGCCCGGAAAGGTTCAAGTTCAAATCCAAAGCATGTCCTGAGAATGATATGGGTTTCTCAAAGCCTCAACACGTGTCCGGAGGGTTTGGAGACGGTTCCCCTCAGAAATGCCTCCGGAGATGCCCCGGATCTCCCCAAAGAGGCTCCAACCCAGCCACCAGGGCAGCCCCGTCACTCGTCTGCTCCTCCGCACGGGTGCGCTGGGGGAACCCAGAGAAAGTTCTAGAACTGAGAGCAAACCTGGTGCGGCCACCTCCCAGCCAGCTGCCCCCAGGTCGTTCCGGGGGAAGTTGTgcacctcacctcccacccccaggctgggtTCGAGCCACCGGAAGAAACAAACCTTGTGTGAGGCCTGGGCAGCGTGCCCCACTGCCTCTGGGTCTAAGCTTTCCTTTCTTTCCGCCCCCCGACCCCCTCCTCTTTGGGGCTATGGTGAGCTTTGCTTCTTACGCATGTAAGAGCTTGCTATCCCTTGCCCGGGTGCTGGGACAGGAGGCAGTGCGGAGAAAATGGGCACTCAGGCCGGCCCAGGCACATCTCCCCGAGCCCCGCATCAAGGCCGCCCCAGTCCTCTCTCCCTActccacctccttcctccctgggCGAGATGACCAGCAAGTGTGCAGAGTTCTAATTACAGGCAAAGGGCACATCCTTGTGAGTCCTGAGGCGCCACCACCGGAGATCCCAGCTCCAGAACCTGCAGCCGCCAGGCCTGCCTGAGGTCACTAGATAAGACAGGCCTGGTGGCCCTTTGCCTTTTACTGGAAAGAGCCTttgggcctgggagggacagaaCCTTTTGGGAAACGGTGAGGTTATCCTGAAAGACCCTTAAGAAAGGGCCCCGGAATTGACTGAAGTTTGTTTGGCTTAGATCTGGCGATAGGGGGGGTTgcatattttttgaaagaataaagggaaaaaaaggcaatTTCAGGCCTCCAAATTTGTGGTCGGCGATTGCTCTTCCGGGAAATATTTTCCACATTTGTCATAAAAAGTACAAGATGTCTCCCATATTAGGCCCCGGACCCTCaacctccctggccagccctagCCTCCCCTGAGCCAAAACAGGTCCAAGGAGGACTAGGAGTTACCCCTCATCCTCATGCCCAAGCCCTCGTCTTCAATTCTGTCCCTTCCAAGAAGGCTCCAGAAGGCCTCCACGACTGACCTGTTTGCTCCATAAACGTCCGGATGCCCAGGATGTTGCTGACCGAGTGCGCCGAGGGCCAAGAGCGGGGAATGCTGACGTGGCCGGCGGTGCCCGGGACCCCGTGGTGGCTGCCCATCTTGGCGCCGCTGGGGGACACGGGGCTGGGGTAAGGGTACTGATAGATGTGGTTGTAGGGCAGCGCCGGCTGTGGCGGCGGCTGCTTGCTCGCCTCGTAGGGCCCGGGCTGCGCCAAGCTGCCAATCTTATTGCGCAGGATGCGGCTGATGGAGCTCACCGAGGGCACGTTGTACTTGTCGCAGACGCCGTCGGCCAGCAGCCGGTCGCGGATCTCCCAGGCAAAGATTCCAGGGTCGCCCTGCTTGTAGTCCCGGATGTGCTTGACCACGTTGGGGGTGGTGACTCGGGGTTTGCTGCCCCCGATGGCCCCGGGCAGGATGGAGCCGGTCTCGTTGTAGCGCGCCAGGATCTTGCTCACGCAGCCATGGGAAACGCGGAGTTGCCGGCTAATGTCACAGGGTCGGATGCCCAGCTGCGCTAACTCCACGATGCGCAAGCGGATGGCGTTGGGCAGGGGGCGTCCGTTGACGAACACGCCGCCCAGCTGGTTGACCTCGCCGTACGTCTGCTCTGCGGACGCGCCAGAGGACAGTGCGCGGAGGGGAGAAAACACCAGCGGGTTAGCCAGGGTGGTCGCACTGAGCGAGGGGCCGCGACTCGGGAAGTGCCCGGCGGATACCCAGACTCTGCGGGCCAACAGCCTGGGTCTGCCCCCGGGGTAGGGCGGGGCGCACTACAGCCCTCCGTGCCCTTTTGAGGGGGTCTCGCTTGGGACATTCCATCCCCGGACGCGCCGATctaccccaaccccaccccacccagaagGGAGGGGATGTGCGGAGAACCCGCTCGCCCGGGACCCACGACCCGGACTCCGAGGGAAAGCAGGCGAGCGGAAAAGGAAGCGCCAGGACACAATACACCTCGCCAGCCCTCCCGCGCCCGGCTGGCCGCCCGCCCCTTACCCATGGCGCGCGGGCCCGCCAGCTGCCTGGCGCCGGGGCGGCCGGGGCTGGGCCCGGCGCAGTACGGGAGAGCTCGGGAGCCGCTGCCGCGGGAGAGGCATAGAGGGCGGGCGCGCGCGAGCCGAGAGCCGCGGCGGCCGGGCCGCGGGCTGGAAACGCGCTGTGCCGCCCCGCCAGGCGCCCTGCCGCCAGTCCCccggcccgccgccgccgccgccgccgcccgctccCCAGACACTCTCCACTCCCGCGACCGCAGGCCTAGGGGGAACTTCATCCGATTCAGAGAAATTCGTCTGACCGGGAGGCTGCGGCGTGTGAAGATCAATTTTACGTGTCCTCCACGTCAATCTCGGCAGTCGCGCCGGAGACGCGCGAGTTGGCAGCCCATTGGTTCCCGTCACTGAACCCCGGCGCCCCCCTCCCCTCGGTGAAACTCTaccccctccctctgtcctccccttTCGGCCCTCCTCCGGAACCCATCCcatccccctacacacacacacacacacacacacacacacacacacacacactcacacacgtacATGTACACGCACACGAACGGCCCCaaccccagctgggcctgggaccTTCCCCTCCCTCCGCTGTCCTCGCCCCTTGTACCTTTCCGGTTTGGATACAGATGGGTAGTCATTTCAAACTGATGAATATTTACCAGTAATAGTACTAGTACTACTTTGGATTTTCGTGTTACTACCACCTCCACTGCCATTACTGCTAAGATATCCGAGGATTAAAGTTGTTCATGACAAGATGGTCAGCGTGTGGCTGCCTCTACACCCCTTCCCCTGGGCACTGAAAGCATGGTGCCAGCGCCCCATGTCTGAGCTTTCCAGCGGCACCTTGAGCGTTCAGCATGATGTAGGGAGACGGTCCCAAGGTGTTTGCTCTGTCCCATTTCTGACTGAGCCCCCAATCCTGCTTGCAGGAAATCTTTACAATGTTGTAAGGAGTTCCGTGTTGTAAGAGGTGCACGTTGTAGAGTCTGTCTCCCCGAGAACAGGCCCACCCACTCGAACTCACTCCTCTCTGAAGTGACACAGGACGAGTGAGAACCCTTTCTGACCTCTGCCCCAAAGACGGTTGGTTCTCTTCTTCCAGTCCTGGAACCCCAATCCTTCCACACCCGAGCTGCCTGACCTCACCTTTCACACAGCAGGGAGGCTTCCAGGGGGCCTTTGTTAAACCACTGAAAGGGGCCCTTCCCCTCCATTTAAGGGGGAGGGGCTAGGCAGCCTTGAACTCTTGGGCCTGCGGGAGGAACTGTCTGTCAACTCTTCTCCATGTCTATCTTGCATCAGCTGCACACTCTGGCCTTCCCCGGCCTGTGTGGCTGACTGTGGCAGCCTCAGGGGGAGCTCCCCTGGGACTCAGGAGAGAGCAGGTGAAGAGAGAAAGCTCCAGGTTTTGCCCTGAACTGACACATGGAGGCCCTGACCTAGGAGTTCCCAGCTTGGGGCCAGTAAGCGCCCAGGGCATGGGCTGAAGGTACAGGAACAGGGAGGGGCGCCTAGGCGGGGCCTAGGAAGACCCGTGGTTCTCTGGACTCCCTGTGCTCCCAGCTGTCCGGATGGAGCGGGAAGaattttcccctcccctcccccggagTCTAAAGCTTGGGAGCTGGCGGAGAGCCGCGCGTGACACCCGCGCCGTGATGCTGCGGGAGGCGCACTTGCACCCGATCAGCCAGCCTGGGGAGCAGCGGCGACCGAGTCCATGACCCCTTTCCCTCCGCTGTGGGCTTCCAGGGGGTCTTGAAAGTGTCGACGGCTTTGAATTAAGCTGTCTGAATGTGTCAATCAGGAGGGCCTAAGCCACAAATCCTGTGCtctctggagggagggagggcgcagGGCCCTGCTGAGCTGGGGCTTGGGCCACAGGCGAGAGTTATCCTTGGAAAGAAAATCCAAGTTTAAAAGAGCCCCTTCTGCCTCACGGAAAAACATAGTGCCGCCTCTGGGAGGCCGCGGGGACGCGGAAGAGGACAGTCAGTGCTCTGGCGAAGGGTGGGGCAAGGTCGGGATGGGAACAGGGTAAAGGGGCGGTTTGAATTACGGTTTGCAAACCCGAGGCAGGGGCTCTGCAAAGAAGCAGAGCAGCGGGCTGCACGCACCAGCCGCGGGGCTCTCCGAGGCTGCGTGCGGAGGGAGGCGCTCTGCTCAGTTCTgtctagattctttttttaaaatatgctttattgattttttacagagaggaagggagagggatagagcgttagaaacatagatggagagaaacatcgatcagctgcctcctgcacaccccctactggggatgtgcccgcgaccaaggtacacgcccttgaccggaatcgaacctgggacccttcagtccgaagaccaacgctctatccactgagccaaaccggttagggcctgtcTAGATTCTTTGGATCCTGTTTGTCCCTGATCTAAACTTTTGTTACCTGAATTTCAAGTCGGGCCCCAAAAACCAAAAAGGTTGATTCCTAGAGCTGGAAACCGCAGTGTCCATAACCCAGTGCATCCGAGATGTGGTGAAACAGCTAAGGTCATTTCTTTCCCCTGAAGGCGAGGAGTAAACAGGCACGCtcagaaaaaagataataaagcTGGCGGTACTTCGGTTAGAGCTGGTTCGCCCTCATCGTCCCACCTCGGCCAGTGGAGCGCCAGGCGCTGGCAAAGAGGTGCTGTCTAGAACGGCATCACCTCCCCACTGCGCTCGGTGAAGGCCGTGCGGCCCTGGGGTAGACGGTTGGGAAACCGCCTGGCGGCTCTCTGGGGCTCCAGAGCCCGTCCGCCCTGACTCCCATCCTACCGTCCTCCCACTCCCCATCtctccagcagccagcagccaggtggGGGACGCCGCAGCACTCCCAGCACCCCGCTCACCGCCAGCCTCCGGAAAAGCTTACGGTTTGTCGCCCCCTGTCGGCCCGCGGACCGGCTCCGCAGCTTCCCGAGGCCGGCTGGGTTAGGGGAGAAGCGGCCCAAAGGTGGGGTTGCCGAAGGAAAGCAAACGTCTCTCCTACCTCCGGGGGAGGCAGCTTGGCCCTCTCCCCGACCGGGAAGCGGCGACGCGGCCGGCGCTGAGCGCGCGGAGGTATAAAGCTCGCGGGTTCCGTGTCAGTGTGGGTTTGGCTGGGGTGGGCTCCCTTGTTTTGAGCGCCCTGGGCGCAGCGTGGAACCAGATGCAGAGCGGCTCCCAGTGGGACACAAGGCTCAGGGCGCGCGCGGGCACCGGGGACGTGACGCGTCTAGCGGGGGCTGGACGCCCAGAGAGGCGGAGGACGGATGTCAGGGGCCCCGAGGGGCCTCGGGAACGGACCCAGGTTTCCCAAGGCAGAGCAAGGAGAGGCAAGGTCCGTGCCAAAAGCGTGAGTCCaaaaggaggcaggaagagggtgCCTGCCCTCCTAGGGACTGGGCAAGCGGCGGCTAGAGGGGTCTCGGGTGAATACTTGCCACCTGAGCCCAGAACTTGAACGTAAAGGCTGTGAGAGTTTCAGTGACAAGGTCGTCCCTGGAGCGACAGTCGCCCCCGCTTCACCTCTCCTGCGTCTCTGTGATTCTTGGAGGCACAGTTTCGGGGAATTATCTGGGTGCCCATAAAACGCGCCCGTCGCGATAGGCCAGGGTGTTCGGGGTGCCCGTGCGTTTCAAGGTCTTCAGGAGGAACCTAAACCAGCAAATGAAAGTCCCTCTCAAGTCCCGCAGGGCGGAAAGAGCCACCGCGGGCTCGGCGCCTTTTGGTTCAGCCACCGAGAAGGAGGAAACACGGGCCGCTGGCGTCCCCGGAGGGACCCGGGCTTCGCCTGGGCCGGACTGCCGACCAACGCCGGTGCCCCCTGCCTCCCGCCTGGAGAGCAAGGTCGGGATCCTGGGTTCCCCCAAACAGCCgcgcctggggcctgagggcccCTCCACGTTCCAGTCTGCGACCTGGCTCAGCTCAGGCCGAGCGCTTTTGTTCCGATTTTAAGAGCACTGTGCGGTGAGTCTTGTGGTTGGAAAACAAAGGTAAACCGAATCTCTtcgttttattttcaattttactttttaaaaaaagcagcgcGGGCTACAAACGCACTTTATGCACCAGGTTACATtgtgcccctccccacacccacagtTTTGCAAACAAGATCCCGCGTAAAGAGAGTAATAAGAGGTGGCTAGCTGCAAGGGGACAAATTGTTGGAGGAGCTGACCCAGAGCAGGGAACTGCGAGCCCTCTGGGAGCGCTGGAACGGAGAATTAGCTCGCTGACCAGCGGGATGGGAGACGCAGTCACGAAACCCCACCCGGAGTgactgcaggggagaggggggcggggaggaggaaaAAGGTGGACTCGGGGCTGATTTGGGCCCcctgcgggcgggcggccggcTAGCGCTTCCTCCCGGACGAGCGGCCTCGCGGAGAAGGGAGGTGGGTCTTTGCCCCCTGCACCTGCCGCTGCAGATTGGGACCCGCATGCTTCCCAGACCCCAGGACCGGGAACTAGCGCCCTCGGCTCCCAGACCGCTTGTGACCGCGGGGGGCTCGCTGATCTTTGCCGCGCCTCGCGTTTCGTTTGCTGGCCTGGGACTGTGCGTTGTCCCAAGCGGATCCGGTCTGCCTTGGCGCGGCGATTCCCGACCACTCCGGCTGCTGGCCGCCCGCGGAGAATGTCCTTGAAATGCAAAGGAAGAGAAGCAAAAGACCTTGTTTTTCGTTTTCCTAAAATGAAATGGATAAGCAAGGCTAGATGAATATCTTTGAGTGAATAACAGAACAGTTCCCGGAGTTCGTTTAGACTAGGCacaggaaaaaaattagaaaaggggTTTTCGGAGAAGCCCCCACTAGAAATAAACGGGGAAATTGCGCATCGCAAACAAAGATCCAAGGTGCTTTCTATCCTGCGATGCAGGCGTCTGACtacatttacatttcttttgGAGTAGAACAGTTTTAATGCGGCGTTTGGGCGGTAAAAATAGACTACACAAAGCTAGTGCCATTTTTGTAGGGATGGTTTCGTGAAGTCTTCTAAAAGACGCGTGTCCTTGTCATTCTCAGGAGTATATTCTCACGAGTGCAAAGTCAGGGTTTCCTTTCTTGCTCTTATGTCTCCCTCCTGTCCCTGGCAACGCGCATGGCAAATTTCCCCTTATATTAAGTGACCTATACTGTCTAGGTAGATCTATGTCGTTTCAACGCATCAATATAAAAGCCTGCAAAGGGCTTTGGGCACTGGTCAAAATGCACCCCCTTTACAATGAGCTCTCGAAAATGTTTATGCGACAGTAGCTAAGAGTctaaacagcaatattaaaacgGAAATATTTGGGAAATTTAAAGATGTCCAGGGTGTCATACCTCCTGTACAGGGGCTTGGTCATTGGAAAAGGAGAGATCTAGGCGTAGCCACCCAGATACAAGGGATAGAAGTGGCATTTTTTAAGggagcaggggttggggggggctaCCTTACAAGATGCTTTGCGAAGACAACAGTGGAGGAGGTGCTGCTGCCTGCAGGAGGCCCCCGTGACTTTGCTCTGCTGCAAATAGGGACGCGTGTCAGACACCCGCAGCAGCAAGCCTCCTTGGAAGCAGCTTGAAGTGCGCTGCCCTGGGATGCTTTAGAAACTTCTCATCCTCCCTGGACACAGAGCCTGGTGACTGGATGGAGGACATGCAAACTGAAGGGCACCTGTATCCCCCTTTTTCTGGATTTAAAGACAATGCCCAGCCAGTCCTGGTGTACCTGGGTTTGTTTGATTTCTTATTAAAGAACAGTTCTCTCCAATCTTcagcgcgtgcacacacacacacacacacacacacacaattcaagTGCTAGAAACAGGGTAGTTAGGAGGTTTGTGGAATGATTGTTGTATTAATACATTCGGTACAAAAGAACAGTCAAACCTGCTGGTGGACTAATTTCAAactccccctcccaccaaggGACTGTAAAGCCAGAGTGCTGACCCCCTTCTTCGGTTACACATTTCTCGCGTGCTTAAAATGATCATTCACAACTAGATGTTAACGACTTTACTTTTTGTATCCAGCGTACAATTTGTAAACATTGCTATTTTGGAAATAAAGGCCATGTAAGCTCAGAAGGCTTAAAACCCATTGGAATTGCATATTCTCCTGGACGTAGGACCTCCTGTATATTCATTTAATGTTTCATAGTGTATCTCTATGTTATTTCACTCTGCAATGCCACTTTAATTGTTTTCCTTGTCAGAGGTCCAGTGTCTTTTGTGATGAACTTTCCTTCAGGAACAATATTTTTATTCCTGAGGAAGGTTTTACTGCCAGTCTGGTTGGTCCCTCTGAACTCACTGTTGCTTgatatctttttctctttaattgctGCAGTATCCCACAGCCTGCTACACTTATGTATGTGAATAGTATGTCCGCAGCTTGGTGATGGTTTTaattttctcctccctctcccttgtgTATGAGCTATGGAGTTTTATTGAAGACCCGTAATGCCTCCGGTTTTGATTTAGGGTTTTGGAGTTTGTGATCTCATTGCCCAGGATGGAAAATATTAGACAGGGTCTGCCGGTTGTGTGCAGGAAAAGACCCGCATCTCCACTGCCGACT is a window of Myotis daubentonii chromosome 8, mMyoDau2.1, whole genome shotgun sequence DNA encoding:
- the PAX1 gene encoding paired box protein Pax-1; translated protein: MKFPLGLRSREWRVSGERAAAAAAAGRGTGGRAPGGAAQRVSSPRPGRRGSRLARARPLCLSRGSGSRALPYCAGPSPGRPGARQLAGPRAMEQTYGEVNQLGGVFVNGRPLPNAIRLRIVELAQLGIRPCDISRQLRVSHGCVSKILARYNETGSILPGAIGGSKPRVTTPNVVKHIRDYKQGDPGIFAWEIRDRLLADGVCDKYNVPSVSSISRILRNKIGSLAQPGPYEASKQPPPQPALPYNHIYQYPYPSPVSPSGAKMGSHHGVPGTAGHVSIPRSWPSAHSVSNILGIRTFMEQTGALAGSEGATYSPKMEDWASVNRTAFPATSAVNGLDKPALEADIKYTQSASGLSAVGGFLPACAYPASSQHGVYSAPAGGYLAPGPPWPPAQAPPLASPGASLTVHGGELAAAMTFKHPSREVVDRKPPSPGGKAPDSLSSLHGLPIPASTS